In the Phaseolus vulgaris cultivar G19833 chromosome 7, P. vulgaris v2.0, whole genome shotgun sequence genome, one interval contains:
- the LOC137827983 gene encoding agamous-like MADS-box protein AGL62, whose protein sequence is MSKIKKSSLGRQKIPIEKIPKKSHLQVTFSKRRSGVFKKASELCTLCGVEIAIVVFSPADKAFSFGHPEVESLIDRYTTRNPPQDSSAHHLVEAHRNANVRDLNMQLTQVFNLLEVEKKRGDDLDHVSKARQRQFWWEGPVDELGLHELLQLKASIEELKKNIEKHATKFMIDHSSAISSSSSILGPNHGFGALERYDAFDNKPDVGIALPNAHYLSFRTGYL, encoded by the coding sequence ATGTCGAAGATTAAAAAGTCTAGTTTGGGTCGTCAAAAGATCCCAATAGAGAAAATACCTAAGAAGAGTCATTTGCAAGTTACGTTCTCTAAACGTCGTTCAGGAGTGTTCAAGAAAGCGAGTGAACTTTGCACCCTTTGTGGAGTAGAGATCGCAATCGTGGTTTTCTCTCCTGCTGATAAGGCCTTCTCTTTTGGGCATCCAGAAGTTGAGTCCCTCATCGATCGCTACACCACACGGAACCCTCCACAAGACTCCAGTGCGCACCACCTCGTTGAGGCTCATCGAAATGCGAATGTTCGTGATCTCAACATGCAACTCACTCAGGTTTTTAACCTCTTGGAGGTTGAAAAGAAGCGAGGGGATGATCTGGACCATGTCAGCAAAGCTAGGCAGAGGCAGTTTTGGTGGGAGGGCCCTGTTGATGAGCTTGGATTGCATGAGCTGCTCCAGCTAAAGGCCTCCATTGAAGAGCTCAAGAAGAACATAGAAAAACATGCCACCAAATTCATGATTGACCACTCTTCTGCTATATCTTCTTCTTCGTCAATTCTTGGACCTAATCATGGATTTGGTGCACTTGAACGGTATGATGCCTTTGATAACAAACCTGATGTTGGGATTGCACTTCCTAATGCCCATTATCTCTCCTTTCGAACTGGGTATCTTTGA
- the LOC137827724 gene encoding uncharacterized protein, whose protein sequence is MIKRFPTRNHRSKGIKVKHVLQILLLLGVCFWLIYQVKHNHDKKKEFDKKDTKLSVSTQGDPILKLGRRDLLPGKHDESQNEKHEEDEEDEHVEEDEENKHDHEEQEDGSKHETEEHNDNNHEGEEHGEEKNKHGAEEQEEDENKNEDVEDEGRGVGDDEIDENDQEKSEVDTTDREDEFLDEEKEKEESDEKENGNGDEEKGGLVENHNNHEAREENYKGDDASSAVAHDTHATSTEIETVSLENSDVNSEMNITKSENETTYSDENIRNQNDSDLRASEGDVIDGISSNETSVKVTENNTLSYPVDDSSYLNKTTSTNSDSHLESSSNLTVVTTGVNNNFTGTGNDSTISSEQNKTVILVESDQAQSTTNNTTNTEDVKIVQTEGLEQSGSGNSEEKLHNTDSADSVKTANGDAAAGESSNLAASNATENPYRNERSESDSSESDKSEGNNETSETQNADAMKDETSEGNTQTGETDETSDSSSANETLDPAEIDPIDSSDSSDNRIHEDAAKAQTDLDTLPDIRNEVDDSDETAAE, encoded by the coding sequence ATGATAAAACGATTTCCAACTAGGAATCATAGGTCCAAAGGCATCAAGGTAAAACATGTTCTGCAAATTCTCCTGTTGCTTGGCGTTTGCTTCTGGTTGATCTACCAGGTTAAGCACAATCATGATAAGAAGAAGGAATTTGACAAGAAGGATACAAAACTTTCTGTCAGTACCCAGGGAGATCCGATCCTGAAACTTGGTAGAAGAGACCTTCTTCCAGGTAAGCATGACGAAAGTCAGAATGAAAAACATGAGGAAGATGAGGAAGATGAACATGTTGAAGAGGATGAAGAAAATAAACATGACCACGAAGAACAGGAAGATGGAAGCAAGCATGAAACTGAAGAACACAATGATAACAATCATGAAGGCGAAGAACACggggaagaaaaaaataaacatggaGCAGAAGAGCAGGAGGAGGACGAAAACAAAAATGAAGATGTTGAAGATGAAGGAAGAGGGGTAGGAGATGATGAGATTGATGAAAATGATCAAGAGAAATCAGAGGTGGATACTACTGATCGTGAAGATGAATTCTTGGacgaagagaaagagaaagaagagtCTGATGAGAAGGAGAACGGAAATGGGGATGAGGAAAAAGGGGGTTTAGTTGAAAACCACAACAATCATGAGGCGCGGGAGGAAAATTACAAGGGGGATGATGCTTCTAGTGCTGTGGCTCATGATACTCATGCAACTAGCACTGAAATTGAGACAGTTAGCTTGGAAAACTCTGATGTAAACTCAGAAATGAATATCACAAAATCTGAAAACGAGACAACTTACTCAGATGAAAATATCAGGAATCAAAATGATTCAGATTTGAGGGCTTCAGAAGGTGATGTAATAGATGGGATTTCTTCAAATGAAACTTCTGTTAAAGTGACTGAAAATAATACTTTGTCCTACCCTGTGGATGATAGCTCGTATCTAAACAAAACAACCTCAACAAACTCTGACAGCCACTTGGAATCAAGCAGTAATCTGACAGTAGTGACCACAGGAGTGAACAATAACTTTACTGGAACTGGTAATGACAGTACGATTTCATCTGAACAAAATAAAACAGTGATACTAGTTGAATCTGACCAAGCTCAGAGCACCACGAACAACACAACAAACACTGAAGATGTCAAAATTGTGCAAACAGAGGGATTAGAGCAGAGTGGCAGTGGAAATTCTGAAGAAAAGCTGCATAATACTGATTCTGCTGACTCTGTTAAAACTGCAAATGGAGATGCAGCTGCAGGAGAATCATCTAATCTAGCAGCTTCAAATGCAACTGAGAACCCTTACAGAAATGAGAGGTCTGAATCTGATAGTTCTGAAAGTGACAAGTCCGAAGGCAACAATGAAACGAGTGAAACTCAGAATGCTGATGCCATGAAGGATGAAACGTCCGAAGGAAACACTCAAACAGGTGAAACTGATGAAACATCAGACTCTTCCTCTGCCAATGAAACTTTGGATCCAGCTGAAATAGATCCCATCGATTCTTCTGATTCTTCTGATAATCGTATCCATGAGGATGCGGCCAAAGCTCAAACTGATCTTGATACATTGCCAGATATCAGAAATGAAGTAGATGACAGTGATGAAACTGCCGCAGAGTGA
- the LOC137827982 gene encoding agamous-like MADS-box protein AGL62, which produces MSSESKKSRGRQKIEMKKMSKESNLQVTFSKRRTGLFKKASELCTLCAADVALVVFSPGEKVFSFGHPNVDAVIDSYLARAPSQDMGTMQFIEAHRLANVRDLNAQLTQINAQLEAGRQHGEELNRMKKDSQAQLWWAQPIEKMSPTQVEQYKAALEELKKLVARLADRAMLQTATNQVCQFLPGASSSSSSSNLLHHPHPPQVFPQPLIQPPMFQNFMFPDGSIVSHHGFNHVEMEGYAPGPGPAPAGVFF; this is translated from the coding sequence ATGTCTTCGGAATCAAAGAAAAGCCGCGGCCGTCAGAAGATCGAGATGAAGAAAATGAGCAAAGAGAGCAACCTCCAAGTCACCTTCTCCAAGCGCCGCACCGGGCTCTTCAAGAAAGCCAGTGAGCTTTGCACTCTCTGTGCTGCTGACGTCGCTCTTGTTGTGTTCTCCCCCGGAGAGAAGGTCTTCTCCTTCGGTCACCCTAACGTCGACGCCGTGATTGACAGCTACCTCGCGCGGGCCCCGTCGCAGGACATGGGCACCATGCAGTTCATCGAGGCTCACCGCCTGGCCAACGTGCGTGACCTGAACGCGCAGCTCACTCAGATCAACGCGCAATTGGAGGCGGGGAGGCAGCACGGGGAGGAGCTGAATCGCATGAAGAAGGACTCGCAGGCCCAGTTATGGTGGGCCCAGCCCATCGAGAAAATGAGCCCGACCCAGGTGGAGCAGTACAAGGCGGCCTTGGAGGAGCTGAAGAAACTGGTTGCGCGTCTTGCTGACAGGGCCATGCTTCAGACTGCAACAAACCAGGTTTGTCAGTTTTTACCCggggcttcttcttcttcttcctcttccaatCTGCTGCATCATCCACACCCTCCTCAGGTGTTCCCCCAACCCCTGATTCAGCCACCCATGTTTCAGAACTTCATGTTCCCTGATGGGAGCATCGTAAGCCACCATGGGTTTAATCACGTGGAAATGGAAGGATATGCACCTGGACCTGGACCTGCACCTGCTGGTGTTTTCTTTTGA
- the LOC137828285 gene encoding agamous-like MADS-box protein AGL62, with protein sequence MKKNKNLVVFVRPFRDACCFGCLHLQTQNTYKFSSPQRHILCCDTMDSGAKKSRGRQKIEMKKMSNESNLQVTFSKRRSGLFKKASELCTLCGAHVALVVFSPGEKVFSFGHPNVDAVIDRFLGRAPVQDSGTMQFIDAHRISNVRDLNKQLTQVNELLETERKRGEELSRLRKEAQELMWWTRPTEELSVEQMEQYKAALEELKKHVAQLAERAMLQSAVNQGHQFFPGTSSSANFVPQSQHQHQHQPQPQPPQVFTAQTIPSILQNYMFPDVTIMQQQHHGFDNMGMGGYGPGPAPAAGFF encoded by the coding sequence atgaaaaaaaataaaaatttggtgGTTTTCGTTCGACCCTTCAGAGATGCGTGTTGTTTTGGGTGTCTCCATTTGCAGACACAAAACACCTATAAATTCTCTTCTCCACAGCGGCATATTCTATGTTGTGACACCATGGATTCTGGAGCAAAGAAAAGCCGTGGTCGTCAAAAGATTGAGATGAAGAAAATGAGCAACGAGAGCAATCTCCAAGTCACCTTCTCCAAGCGCCGAAGCGGTCTTTTCAAGAAGGCCAGTGAGCTCTGCACCCTCTGCGGAGCCCACGTGGCGCTGGTGGTGTTCTCCCCCGGCGAGAAGGTGTTCTCCTTCGGCCACCCCAACGTGGACGCCGTCATCGACCGATTTCTGGGGCGGGCTCCGGTGCAGGACTCCGGCACCATGCAGTTCATTGACGCCCACCGCATCTCCAACGTGCGTGACCTGAACAAGCAGCTGACTCAGGTGAATGAACTTCTAGAAACGGAGAGGAAGCGCGGGGAGGAGCTGAGCCGGTTGAGGAAGGAGGCGCAGGAGCTGATGTGGTGGACCCGCCCCACCGAGGAGCTGAGTGTGGAGCAGATGGAGCAGTACAAGGCAGCATTGGAGGAGCTGAAGAAGCACGTTGCTCAACTTGCTGAGAGGGCTATGCTTCAGAGTGCTGTAAACCAGGGTCATCAGTTTTTCCCCGGGACTTCTTCCTCTGCCAATTTCGTGCCTCAGTCTCAGCATCAGCATCAGCATCAGCCTCAGCCTCAGCCTCCTCAGGTGTTCACTGCACAGACCATTCCTTCTATCCTTCAGAACTATATGTTCCCTGATGTAACCATCATGCAGCAACAGCATCACGGTTTCGATAACATGGGGATGGGAGGATATGGACCTGGACCTGCTCCTGCTGCTGGATTTTTCTGA